acccacccacacacacacacacacacacacacacacacacacacacactctatgagAGCTTAGATTGAGTATTGCTGAATCGTTATCATAATCAAATACAGTACAATAACACATGAATGCATTAACGgatagtgtgagagaaagacacagtgagagtgtgagagagagagagagtgggtgtgtgtgagagagagagagagagagagagagagagagagagaaagaaagagtgcatTAAGTAATTTATGTGCTCCAAAGCAGAACAACCATCCCCTAACAGGTAAATGAAGTCACAGTTCATTATGTTGTACAGTTCATTGTTCAGCCAAACatgtatgtgggtatgtgtgtgtgaagtgtgtgtgtgtgtctgggtgtgtgtgtgtgtgtgtgtgtgtgtgtgtggcagtgacaTTTAAGCCAGTGTGTGATGTCCTCTCTGTGTAATTGAAACATATGGAGGGTTGAAGCAAGGTAAGTAGTAATGGGCAACAAGGGTAGTAAAGCAAAGTAAAGTGAAGCAAAGCAAGGCAATGCGAAGTGAAGCAAACCAAAACCAATGTAAAGCGAAGCAAGGGAAACTGAAGCAAGCAAAAatgaagtaaagtaaagtgaagtgaagtgaagtgaagtaaaGCAAGGCAAAGCagagagcagaacagagcagagcagagcaaagcAAAGCTAAGCTAAGTGATGTGAAGAAAGGCAAACTGAAGCAAGGAAAAGCAAAATGTAGTAAAGTAGAGAAAGGCAAGGCAAAGCAAGTCTAACAAAGTAAAatgaagcaaagcaaagcaaagcgaAACAAAGCAAGTGTAACCTCCATTGCGTTGACTGTGCAGTAGAGCCACATGCTCAAACCCACAACCATGCAGCACTGCGGGGAAGGAGGCAGTGCAGCCCCCCAGATCTGCTCACACTAACCGGGATGAGACCAAGCTAACAACAGTCACCAATAAACAACaccataaacaacaacacacaaacaacaacacactcaaTCTCTAAACAATCCCGTCCCCAATTCACCTCTCTGCTTGGGCCACTTCTTGGAAGGAAAATGCAGTatatcaacccccccccccccccccccctctctctctctctctctctctctctctctctctctctcacacacacaaacacacacacacagcaagacagagagagagggagagcctgGGCACAAAGCCATGGGCAATGAAGTATCTGATATCTGGAAACtaccatggagagagagaaagtggggctACAGATAGATTTATGCAGCACGCTGGGTTCATGTCCCTTTCAGCCCGTGGAGAACTTGTGCTCAGATCTTCAGACAAGGCACTTTTGTAGGCATCCATCTTCATACGGAGACACGCTGGACATCAAGAACCATTTTTCAGTCAATTCTCACCTTGTTATATCTGGAGCccgcaccgacacacacacacacacacacacacacacacacacacacacacacacacacacacacacacacacacacacacacacacaccatttacacCAGCTGCAAATGAAAACTGCTGTGAAAACTCACCTACCTAAGAGATGTTCATCAAGCATCCCTCCTCTCACCACGCCTTCACACAGCGTCACACAGGGAATACTGGTGTCTACTGAAGTGGGtaccatggcacacacacacacacacacacacacacaaagcaagagAGTTagcaagagaggagggagggggcccgttgatggaggagagtgagagaggggggggagagaagagagaaaggaggtgcatgtgtgtgcgtgtgtgtgtgtgtgtgtgtgtatgtgtgagcgtgcgtgcatgtgtgcgtgtgtgcatgtgtgtgcgtgtgtgtgtgtgtgtgtgtgtgtgtgtgtgtgtgtatgggggctgGTTGGTGGCTGATTGCATAAGCTGAAAGCCTCACAGACAGGTCTCATCTGATCAGTGGTTGCCCCGTAGCAGCTCACGTTCCCCGGGAGAGAGACGAGGGAGTGAGACcaggagtggggaggggggggggggggggggttgggggggtagaCATATCGGCTTACCTGCAGAGCTGAGAACACAATGCTGTCTCAACACACACCGCTTGCCAGTCTTCCGAGCAAACCGGTCCAATGAGTCCACGTCTAAGCAGCACTAGCTGGTAGTAGGCCTAGAATGAGCCCCTACGGTGGCCCACAGGGCTCACACTTAACAAGCTCTCCTGTGGAGTCCATGGGAGCCCTACTCACTGCTCTCGTTTGGTTTTATTCTACCTTCCAATTGGCcaatcacacagcagcagcagcagctgaacCCCTCATCTTAAAGGCCCCATCACTTTGCACACGGCATGCGCTgtgctcaccgctaggttgctcttgatTGAGGTAACGTCCTAACTATTTTTGTTGTGGTTACCACTGGGCTCTGCGCAAAAGACAGTTGACTTGCAGGGTggtgttgaactttgaccttggCACGCACTAGAGCGGCAGAGCGGGAAAATGCTGCTTGCACTGCGTTTTGCTGAGTGCAGCGGTACAGTAGGTAGACCAGTTCTTGCGCGCACAacccattgaaagtaatgggtttcatagcacatgtaatgtgatgtagcgtgtgtaatgtgatggggccttaaCGCTCTGAGAAAAGTACCATGTGCCTGGTCTGGTGGAGGACCCCTGGTCACTGACGTTCCACTGTGCCGCCTGGTCTGGTCGAGGACCCCTGGTTCCTGACGTCCGACAACGTTGTGCGTTCCAGAGTGGTCTTAGATGCTCAGCGGACGCTGATCTGCGGCGAGAACACAGAGACGGCAAAGCCAGCTGATCACTGGGAGACACACAACCTGCTGATCACTGGAGACACAGGACCTGCTGACCAGTGGAGACACACGACCTGCATGTGAAGGTCATAAATTAGGTGTGAGCCCATTCTTGCTGCTCTTGGAGTCATTTCTAGACACAAGCTTTGATGCGGCCATCTCAAGACATGAGCTTTGGTGCGGTGATCAATTCTGCACAATGAcgataaagttgaatctaatccaatctaatctaatctaatctaatctaatgagTCTAATTATAGTTCCACTCATGGGCAGTTCACTGGTCTCCCTGTCTCATGAACCCAGTATTCAGATATATGGGGCCTCATGAACATGCCCtcagagtgcagcactgtagctgcATGGAAGCTCTAACTGTTGGCTGTGGCAACTCAACCTACAGTAGGTAAATATGATTGTTTTCCGTAGCGACAGTACTCAAGAAACTGAGATCATCTTGGTGTCAGGATAACAGTCTGCTGCTCAATGTAGCAAAGACCAAGGAGCTGATAGTGGATTACAGGCGGCTGCAGGGAGAAGAACACGCACCCATTCACATCGGGAgtgcagcagtggagagagtcaAAAGCTTCAGAGTCCTGGGCAttaacatcagtgaggatctgaGCTGGACACACCATATAGGTGTGATCACAAAGACAGCAAGACAGCGACGTCTGCGGAAATTTGGCATGGACCACAAGATACTGTCCAACTTGTACCGCTGTACAATAGAGAGCATTCTGACTGATGGCATAACAACATGGTATGGTAACAGCACTGCCCAGGATCGAAAAGCGCTACAAAGAGTCATCAGATCAGCACAGCGTATTACAAGGACTGACTTACCATCCATCCAGGACATCTACAGTCAGCGATGCAGAAGAAAGGCCAAGCGTATCGTTTCTGACTCCAGTCATCCCAGCCACCATCTCTTCACCCTCCTGCCTTCAGACCACGATACAAGAGCCTAAGGACCCGTACCAGCAGATACAAGGACAGTTTCTACCCTCAAGCCATCAGGATGCTGAACTGTCCTGGGAAACCCCCTTAAGATGGCACTTttcttcttatttatttttttttgttctttctaatttatttctggtcacttgagcacaatgaatctcattacttataaattccTTTTTATAAgtatatgacaataaacttgaattgaattgaaattgaaaaattgaattgaattgaattgaatgtgaCAAATCATCGGATTTCTTCCTGACAGTTTGGACTGTGACATCTATCTATGCTGTTGTGTAGCTCAGAGGTTCCATATACTCCTCAGACTGTTCCAAGCTTTGCCTTGCTCTGTCAACAAACACTAGTGTCAGAAACATGAAATTGAAGCAGTAGAAAAGATATTTGATATTTGGCATCTTCGTTAGATGTCTACATgcccagaagtgtgtgtgtgtgtgtgtgtgtgtgtgtgcgtgtgcgtgtgtgtgtgtgtgttgtgaatgtggCCCGCAAAAACAGTGATTCAGCAATATTGCTTATAATCTATCCAACGGTATTTTAGTGCTTTCATCCATTTAACTATAacacaataacaaaatgtaCCAATCTCAGAGTATAaggaatacacacatacacacacacacacacacacacacacacacacacacacacacaaaagagaaagaTGCTTTCTATCCCTGTCACACAGTTGCATTTTCGTAACAGCACACACTTTCTGATACACGGCGCTTGACAGCCACACAACATTACCCCCAgatactgatacacacacacacacacacacacacacacacacacacacacacacacacacacacacacacactgtttactcagagatacacacacacacactgtttacagAAAAGCATGGCGAGCTGCACAATAGCAAACTGCTGATGGGTGATGTGGTGCAGCGCTAGAACAAGGAGCAGAATAAGaaatgagcagagagagagagagagagagagagagagggagagggagagagggagggagggagagagagagagatggagggatagagggagagtgagcagagggagggagagagagagagagggagggagggagagagagagagatggagggatagagggagagtgaacagagggagggagagagagagagggagggagagagagagggagggagagagagagatagagagggagggatagagggagggagagagagagggagggagggagagagagggagggagagagagagagggagggagggagagagagagggagggagagagagagatagagagggagggatagagggagggagagagagagggagggagggagagagggatagagagagagtgagggaggaagggagagagagcagggggagggagagagagcagagggatagagagagggagggggggatagagagagagggagggagagcagagggagggagacagagagagcagagggagagatagagggagggatagagagcagagagagggagagagagagggatagagagggaggaagggagagagggataacaaggaggagaggaaggagagggagggagggagagcaggaggaataacaaggaggagaggaaggagagagagatcaggaagagaggagggagagtgagagagaaagggagagaaaaggatgaagatggagggagaaagaaagaggtgtAGAATGGTAAGAGAcacaacagaggaggagagagaaaaagtgatggAAATGTacaggaaagaggaaagaggagaaacaagcagagtagacagagagagtgaaagaaagagagagagagagttatgtgTGTTGAGACACAACATGAAGACATGCCTGCTGAATAAAAGAGGGAGGCCAGGTTTAGACAGCAGAGGACGTATACAAGGAGAGagactaactgtgtgtgtgtgtgtagtagtagtagtagtagtagtagtaggcctCTTGCTTTTTATTCGGTTTTGCTCtgtcatatctttttttttatgtctgtttATGGCCATTCTACACAGATATTTGGAGCTCTTGTGCCTTGTGTGGCTTTGGCAATACACATGCCCTATTTATCAAACACACAGGGCACTTAGGATCGaattgaacagagagagagaaagatggatacCGTGGGAATTCAGAGCAGAGTGTGTTGACCGTAGATGACACAGCGCTGTGGAATCCTATGGGCTGTCTGTCACCAGAATGAGGGATGAGTAAACACAGGCACTGCacagcaaggtgtgtgtgtgtgtgtgtgtgtgtgtgtgtgtgtgtgtgtgtgtgtgtgtgtgtatgtgcctgttagtgttatgtgtgtgtgtgtgtgtgtgtgtgtgtgtgtgtgtgtctgtgtgtctgtgtgcacgtgtatgtgcccgtgagtgtgtgtgtgtgtgtgtgtgtactgtatgtgtgcgtgtgtgagagtgtgatttTCAGGATGACCAATTATTGATCCTACACCACAGAATTCGTttcccttttttattatttatctcagatactgtatacacagGGGACGTGTTACACTCCGAGTGCCAAAGGTAGAGGATGTCCCACAgcggccaatcaacaaccaaccAAGCCTGTTTatcatcaaaaacaaaaacaccaacaaagCAACCTTTGTGGAAAGCAAACAGAGCAGCCTTTGAGACTTTGGGGTTATCAAGCAGACACTTTGTGCTTTTTAGTTCAATTTGTTCGTCACAGGTGTTCTTATTTCAGTTATTTCACTTTAtttccacatacagtagtcatAGTGACAGAAATGTACAGTTCTGATGACAAGTGTCGCTTTATACTGTAAAAAGGATATATGGTGGTAGTGGCAGTAGTCTAATGAAATACAGGCTAATTCACATCACTACAACAGTTCTCATACTGTAAGTTCAGGCTGATTCACATCACCATAGTTCTCATAAGTTCAGGCTGATCCACATCACTACATTTCTCATAAGAACAGGCTAATTCACATCACTACACTTCTCATAAGAACAGGCAAATTCACATCACTACACTTATCATAAGTTCAGGCTAATTCACATCACTACACTTCTCATAAGAACAGGCTAATTCACATCACTATCACAGTTGTTTTCACACAACAAATTGCAGGATAATTTATGTCATGTGGTAGTGCCATTGTTTTGATAGTAGTGTTGATTAGGTGTGCCTGAACCAGTAAGTATGATATCAGAATGTCATTCCTTAGTGTAAGCATATCTTTGGCATACAAACTTTTGAGCTATATCATATTTAGGTGTGTAACATAGATTATTACTGAAACATGGCCGTAAATTTAGAATTTGTTCTGTAAAATTAATTCTTACCAGGCAgtgggccagagagagaaaatttgaccacacacacacacacacacacacacacacacacacacatacacacacacacaggcatttagTGGCAATCATTCTCCATGGGTCAGTGGTCAATTCCACAGTTTAATGTCCATAATTAAGCCTGCAGTGTTGTACAAAAGGCCTCCGTCATGTCGCCTCTCTCATCTGCAAATGCTTTTGTGTCACTGGACCCCCCCAGAGCAACTCCATTGGAGCGCCATAAAAGTGATGGAATAGGACAAGTCTGGCCTGACACCACAGGTCACTCTAAGAGCTTATGGCGGCACTCAGAGGCATTATGGGAAGAGTTTAACCCGTCAGGTTGACTGGCAAGTTTGACCACAAGGCCAATATGTCTGTCTGACTAAAAAGCTGATTAACAGTCTATGCGAGCTACGCAGATCCAGCTATGCGAGGAGGGCGAGATGTGTACATGCGTTGCAAAATGTGTCGTTTTTGTAACGCTGTGCAAGCGTAAATGCCGTGTCATGCTTTTTTGATGGAGGCAAATCATCTGCCTAGTTTGCACAGACTATGAAAGAGCTCTTCAATACGTACAAGAGCCTTAACCATATGAGCATAGTGTTGTGATGAGCAGAGTTGAATATTTTTGACACATTATTGCTTGACCAACAATCATCCAAAATAAGACTCAAAACACTGATGGGCACTAAAGAAGCCTGTATTTGCTTTTAATATGATTTGTTTTTCATTCTTATGCAACAAAACTACAGATGTATCAGTTTTCATAACTCTACAACAGCTTAGGTTAAGGTAATGAAATTCCACTTTAATATCAGTAAACAAGGATCTAATTATATCAGTCAAGTAAAAAAGAACAGGTAATTACAACATGTGCCCTAGATGTAAAGTATTTGGCATACTTATTTCTACCTTCAGAAGGCTGAAATGTCGATAGATACTTTACTTTCTATAGCAGTGACTTTCTCTTTGTTTTCTGCATGAAGACTTCATGGGCAATGCAGGACAtcgtatgcatgcacacaccacctGGTAGAGCATTCTTCTGCGTTACAGTTTCAAGAGACATCATTGGAGGCCTATCTATGTGGTGTTGCTGTCAGTCCCTGCGCTTTCAGCCCGAAGGCTGCGATAGTTAAAGGCGTACAGCAGGGGATTGACACAGCTGTTGAGGAACACGATGCCCATGGCCACTTGTCGGGGAGCCCTGTGGGCAGCCGACTGGACCGGCTCCGAGGGCGCAACCATGACCATCGCGTTTATGATGTGATGCGGTATCCAGAAGACGAAGAAAGTCACCACGATGCTGGTCACTAAAGTTGCCGACCTCTGATGCGACCCCTGAGCTTGAAGGAAGAGGAGTGCCggtgcaacacagatgtcttctttaagATTTATtgaaaaggtgcaaaacatgactaacgtttcgacgttacaaacgtcttcatcagagtcctggacctggcctggttgcaccagattgtcgcactactgcagaagcgcggagaacCTTCCTTTGTTTGCGACCCCTGAGCTTTCGCCCTGACTTTCTTGTGCAGACAAAAGTAGGAAACCATCAGCGTGCTGAACGGCACAACAAAAAGAGCCGTTGTCTCAAGCAGAAGAACCCCCACTTTCTGCACCTCGGTTCTGCACCTCGGTTCTGAAGACCTGCTCGCATTTCGTTCGATCGACGGCGATGCCGTAAGTCGCCCCAGGAGAGAAGGCAAGGGCACCAGACAGCACCCACACGAACACCAACACAGCACGCTCTCCTCGTCTCCCGAGTCTGGACCACAGCGGACGGTACAGGACCACCACGTACCTCTGCACGCTCATCAGGGTCACGATAAACACACTGGCGTGAACGGCGACGTgggtgatgaagatgaagacacTGCACAAATGGAGGCCCATAGTCCAGCCCAAGAGAAGGTTGCACATCCACACAGGCAGCATGGCCAAGCACAGGATGTCCGAGGCCGCCAGGTTCAGCATCAGTTGCACGGTGAAGTTTTTCTTCTTGATGTTGCGGACAAGGACCACAACAACTGTTATGTTCCCACACATGCCTAAAAGGAGGCAGAGGGCACGAATGGCAATGCCAGCTATCTCCCCTTTGGAAATGTGGGCAGtgtttgagctgttgattgaagcattcatgacttcAGAAGGCAAAGTATTCAATGTTGCAAATTAGGAAGTTGTGGACATACTAAAGGGGACCGCTTgtgcgtcgtgcctaacaacactaaaatcagtgcaaactacggcctctcggggcttattgctgaATGCTATGTGGCAGCTACCCACACTGACAAGCATGTCACTCAGGGATTTAGCCCTATGGCCAATCACTGGAGACATAGCCCTATGGCCAATCACTTTATGGCCAATCACTGTGGATGTAGCCCTATGGCCAATCACTGGAGACATGGGCCTATGGCCAATCACTGGGGATATAGCCCTATGGCCAATCACTGGGGATGTAGCCCTATGGCCAATCACTGGGGACATAGCCCTATGGCCAATCACTGGGGACATGGGCCTATGGCCAATCACTGGGGATGTAGCCCATAGATATCagaaagctagataccgcattgtccATCGAGTTCTATCAggtggcatacagtacataaacatgGCCGCCATATTGCTGGCAACACCTGTACAGTCTGTCGGCAACACTTTCCAGCAATCAAGAGACACCTTTCTGATTCCCCGTCAGAGACACCTGTATCTCCATTGGCCTCCGGTGACTGTTGCCCCCACCGCAATGACGGCGCTATTTACGTACGCTCTTGAGCCCAATGCGGTATCGAACTTTCTAACATCTATGACGTACTGTAGCCCCTGTGTGACCCTGCTCAACTCATGTCCTGCTGAGGAGGTCGGTTGCTGCAGTGCAGACCACATTGTTCCTGTGCACAGTGTAGCTGTGGTGGCATTGCCGAGTGACAACATGGGTAATGAAAGTTTTATTTGATAACATCCGATTCCTATATAAGAATCATCACAGGCAAGGGGGAAAGATAATAGATCATTAATAATAAATAGCTTGTGTAGATTATGAACCTATATAGACACCCTGAGATTAAGGTatctgaatgagtgagtgagtgagtgagtgagtgagtgagtgagtgagtgttctgCAAGGGTAAAAGGAGGTGtgtgattgaatgaatgaatgaatgaatgaatgaatgaaaaagcACTGGCGTAAAGCCAGAGTGACAGTGAGAGTCCAACGGTTAATGCAGAGGAAAGAGTTTGACCGGGCAGAACAGCCACTCTGCTCTTCTATCACAAAGAGTAATCTAGAGTTATGAATTATGGATGCGTTCTGACATTATTTATACGGGCTGTCAAATCAGAGGCCAACCTTAATCAGAGAAGAGGATGCTCACTGGCACTATCGCCAttctgaaacaacacacacacacacatgcgcgtgcacacacacacacacacacacacacacacacacatgcagaggtcAAGCAAGGCCAGTCATACACAGCCTCATTCTGCGAGCGTGTCTCACACAATGAAGTGTGCAGCAAACAGAGCCTCTGC
This sequence is a window from Sardina pilchardus chromosome 10, fSarPil1.1, whole genome shotgun sequence. Protein-coding genes within it:
- the LOC134093433 gene encoding leukotriene B4 receptor 1-like, with protein sequence MCGNITVVVVLVRNIKKKNFTVQLMLNLAASDILCLAMLPVWMCNLLLGWTMGLHLCSVFIFITHVAVHASVFIVTLMSVQRYVVVLYRPLWSRLGRRGERAVLVFVWVLSGALAFSPGATYGIAVDRTKCEQVFRTEVQNRAQGSHQRSATLVTSIVVTFFVFWIPHHIINAMVMVAPSEPVQSAAHRAPRQVAMGIVFLNSCVNPLLYAFNYRSLRAESAGTDSNTT